A DNA window from Myripristis murdjan chromosome 19, fMyrMur1.1, whole genome shotgun sequence contains the following coding sequences:
- the prr35 gene encoding proline-rich protein 35: MSKDDTCKVTSVCKHKERKPKKPHYIPRPWGKPYNYKCFQCPFTCMEKSHLYNHMKYSLCKNSLSLLIESDWPYKKGNILHPDQLRPLQQVHGLHTSGKDEPEQVTGTEERPKQRRTVEEEGEDRESQGPEDEEEGLRVEGAEVAGLTKESSNSNSNRGDTVEGVTKKTKRQESELLMADMFSLEDQLLRARSVEVEAQLKHYKLSKTCLTAPGLLSEQWRLLATSQTKAKAEGTQPRVGSSIPCYPPPPNLVDYQDPTGLNLSVLGVGYPLNPSIFSYMNSAIPTAATNLTAQTHAQLAQLPFLASAAQLMHPASSTHPHTDRALLPPRLYYPFLCEHTFGPASGQSDASKGLKTSTNSLEGNPLPSYQPKVNLWKVPALRPGNTAVSSAGWVSPQRESPDPGYRLGDKLQATAKDGKAGWGLKRTGAPLGNHEAPVEKKPAMGFTWDLLKNIQNASSLTMSADKLLLHSSLQGTQPHTRPGESWYTDPLTSPNTESAPLPTCGGHNSQDATTARAIGEGASESVAALLNDLSKALQEYQEAERKISHLEKEDLPAQRHLWEHLNKIRSELSHIHLALERTSRQTEGPLDLSVKKDPTDALAHGEQGTREEGSLKENTTETEEEDEEAEEERYEEEDESERKAMKASLESRKQSLDMLIKMSQAGVSVVNTEVLSPAGLGLRPSPAEALWPSRTTKCEADSSVLLCPDGRPVVFTDIPPSAKTPKRPPSIQRLEAQCPPSPLTATDN; the protein is encoded by the exons ATGTCCAAGGACGACACATGTAAAGTGACGTCTGTCTGCAAACACAAGGAGCGCAAGCCCAAGAAGCCTCACTACATCCCACGGCCATGGGGCAAACCATACAACTACAAATGCTTCCAGTGCCCCTTTACCTGCATGGAGAAGTCCCACCTATACAACCACATGAAGTACAGTCTCTGTAAGAACTCCCTGTCCTTGCTCATAGAGTCAGACTGGCCCTATAAGAAAGGCAACATCCTGCACCCGGACCAGCTGCGACCCCTTCAGCAGGTGCACGGCCTCCACACAAGTGGGAAAGATGAGCCAGAGCAGGTAACAGGGACTGAGGAGAGACCTAAGCAGCGAAggacagtggaggaggaaggtgaggacAGGGAGAGCCAGGGgccagaagatgaagaagagggaTTACGAGTGGAAGGAGCAGAAGTGGCTGGGCTGACAAAAGAGAGCTCcaatagcaacagcaacaggGGAGACACTGTAGAAGGCGTCACCAAGAAAACCAAACGGCAAGAATCAGAACTTCTGATGGCTGATATGTTCTCCCTTGAAGATCAGCTTTTGCGGGCACGCTCGGTGGAGGTGGAGGCCCAGCTGAAGCACTATAAGCTGTCCAAGACCTGTCTAACAGCTCCGGGTCTGCTGTCAGAGCAGTGGCGGCTGTTAGCTACCAGCCAGACAAAGGCAAAGGCAGAAGGTACCCAGCCCCGAGTGGGAAGTTCGATCCCTTGCTATCCTCCTCCACCCAACCTGGTGGACTACCAGGATCCGACTGGACTCAACCTATCAGTCCTTGGTGTGGGCTACCCCCTAAATCCCAGTATCTTCTCCTACATGAACTCAGCTATTCCAACTGCTGCCACCAACCTCACTGCTCAAACCCATGCACAGCTAGCCCAGCTCCCTTTCCTCGCCTCAGCCGCTCAGCTCATGCACCCTGCCTCCagcacacaccctcacacagaCCGAGCGCTCCTCCCTCCTCGTCTCTACTAccccttcctgtgtgagcataCCTTTGGGCCGGCATCCGGTCAGAGCGATGCCAGCAAAGGGCTCAAAACCTCTACAAACAGTCTGGAGGGTAATCCCTTGCCCAGCTACCAGCCCAAAGTCAATCTGTGGAAAGTGCCTGCTTTGCGGCCAGGCAACACCGCAGTCTCCTCCGCTGGCTGGGTTTCTCCTCAGAGAGAGTCCCCTGACCCAGGCTATAGGCTGGGGGATAAACTGCAGGCAACAGCTAAGGATGGTAAAGCAGGATGGGGCCTCAAGAGGACAGGGGCCCCGCTGGGGAACCATGAGGCCCCTGTGGAGAAGAAGCCGGCCATGGGCTTCACATGGGACCTCCTGAAGAACATCCAAAATGCCTCCAGTCTAACTATGTCAGCAGACAAACTTCTCCTCCATAGCAG TTTACAGGGTACTCAGCCTCACACCCGGCCTGGTGAATCATGGTACACTGATCCCCTCACCAGTCCCAATACTGAATCAGCCCCGCTTCCTACATGCGGGGGACACAACAGCCAGGACGCTACCACTGCCCGAGCAATTGGTGAGGGAGCTTCAGAGTCAGTGGCTGCCCTCCTCAACGATCTCTCTAAGGCCCTACAGGAGTACCAGGAGGCTGAGCGCAAAATCTCCCACCTGGAGAAAGAGGACCTTCCTGCCCAGCGCCACCTCTGGGAGCACCTGAACAAGATCCGCAGCGAGCTGTCCCACATCCACCTGGCACTGGAGCGGACGTCCCGCCAGACGGAAGGACCCTTAGACCTGTCGGTGAAGAAAGACCCGACGGATGCACTCGCCCACGGTGAGCAGGGCACGAGGGAAGAAGGCAGCCTTAAAGAAAACACGAcagagacggaggaggaagacgaggaggcagaggaggagaggtatgaggaggaggatgagagtgAGAGGAAGGCCATGAAGGCTTCGCTGGAGAGTCGCAAGCAGTCATTGGACATGCTGATCAAGATGAGTCAGGCGGGAGTGTCGGTGGTAAACACAGAAGTTCTCTCACCCGCTGGCCTGGGTTTGAGGCCCAGTCCGGCCGAGGCCTTATGGCCAAGCAGAACTACTAAGTGTGAGGCTGACTCCAGCGTCCTGCTGTGCCCAGACGGCCGACCCGTAGTCTTCACTGACATCCCCCCGTCTGCCAAAACCCCAAAGAGGCCGCCGTCCATACAGCGACTAGAAGCTCAGTGTCCTCCTAGCCCATTAACAGCCACAGACAATTAA